Proteins encoded within one genomic window of Companilactobacillus sp.:
- a CDS encoding FAD-binding protein: MFKSVNSNWDATYDVVVLGFGGAGATAARFAADNGSKVLIVDSAPEGHEGGNTRYAGQVISTGSNLQDLRDYYDDLADPLHYDKDLMETYVQGLYDMPNFLKKYLGVKPFVMADHPDSDVSQALWFMRHEYPELRGQGTHDLVAVHEGVADSALWKNLRQQVLDRADSIDVLYETPAEHIFQDPYIKSVIGVEIKRDGKLLNVKANNGVVMATGGFENNPEMVENYLGETSLNPIGSLYNKGAGVKMAEDVGAKLYNMANYESYGIFHGLTPKPEAGQRSQFLPFDWPAFHQGSLMVVGDDGTRYFDENEMHRHGHIQNHGQWRIPNAQIHPYVIFDEKKYDELVNDTEAPYPEFMKQVIKVDTLKALSKVMGVSNKVLKNTIKDFNRFAKKGYDAAFHRDGDTLTPFNSDGPYYALPMVQGLLNTQGGPVHNKKTEVLDPDGNVIPHLYAVGELGSLMGRKYNGGSNLAEDLVFGKIAGEEAAKVKAQVVEPASQTDATASASKSAGTTNAGGLGSDAGDEKFETGKNQFIGKSTAGMGNEVVVRVTVDDDQNIKNVEVLKESESEDYGLKAIKELPKEIVAKNSVDVDSISGASASSKAVKEAVSNALKQANEVTE; encoded by the coding sequence ATGTTTAAGAGCGTTAATTCAAACTGGGACGCAACTTATGATGTTGTCGTTTTAGGTTTCGGTGGTGCTGGTGCAACTGCAGCTCGTTTTGCAGCTGACAATGGATCCAAAGTATTGATCGTCGATTCCGCTCCTGAAGGACATGAAGGAGGAAATACTAGATACGCCGGTCAAGTTATCTCTACTGGTAGCAACTTGCAAGACTTGCGCGATTACTACGATGATCTAGCTGATCCGCTTCATTACGATAAAGATTTAATGGAAACATACGTGCAGGGTCTCTACGACATGCCAAACTTTTTGAAAAAATATTTAGGCGTTAAGCCTTTTGTGATGGCTGACCATCCTGATTCTGACGTCTCACAGGCTTTGTGGTTCATGCGCCACGAATACCCAGAATTACGTGGACAAGGAACGCATGACTTAGTCGCCGTTCACGAAGGTGTTGCTGATTCTGCTTTGTGGAAGAATCTACGTCAACAAGTGCTCGACCGTGCTGATTCGATCGACGTCTTGTACGAAACTCCGGCTGAACACATTTTCCAAGACCCATACATCAAGTCTGTCATTGGCGTTGAAATCAAACGTGATGGCAAACTGTTGAATGTTAAGGCTAATAACGGTGTCGTTATGGCAACTGGTGGATTTGAGAATAATCCCGAAATGGTCGAAAACTATTTAGGCGAGACTAGCTTGAATCCTATTGGTTCGCTCTACAACAAAGGTGCCGGCGTCAAAATGGCTGAAGATGTGGGTGCAAAGCTTTACAACATGGCAAACTACGAATCATATGGTATTTTCCATGGACTAACTCCAAAACCAGAAGCTGGTCAACGTTCCCAATTTTTGCCATTCGACTGGCCTGCCTTCCATCAAGGCAGCTTGATGGTCGTTGGCGACGATGGAACTCGTTACTTCGATGAAAATGAAATGCACCGTCACGGACACATTCAAAATCACGGCCAATGGCGGATCCCTAATGCCCAAATTCATCCTTACGTGATCTTCGACGAGAAGAAATACGATGAATTGGTCAATGACACCGAAGCTCCATATCCAGAATTTATGAAACAAGTTATCAAGGTCGATACTTTGAAGGCATTGTCGAAAGTCATGGGCGTTTCTAACAAAGTTTTGAAGAACACGATCAAAGACTTCAACCGCTTTGCTAAAAAAGGCTACGATGCTGCTTTCCATCGTGATGGCGATACTTTGACTCCATTCAACTCAGATGGTCCATACTACGCACTTCCAATGGTCCAAGGGCTCTTGAACACTCAAGGTGGTCCAGTCCACAATAAGAAGACTGAAGTCTTAGATCCAGATGGCAACGTCATCCCTCACCTATATGCTGTCGGCGAACTCGGCAGTTTGATGGGACGTAAATACAATGGCGGCAGCAACTTAGCTGAAGACTTAGTCTTTGGTAAGATTGCTGGTGAAGAAGCTGCCAAGGTCAAGGCTCAAGTCGTTGAACCAGCCAGTCAAACTGACGCTACTGCCAGTGCATCTAAATCAGCTGGCACAACTAATGCTGGAGGTCTTGGTTCAGATGCCGGCGATGAAAAATTCGAAACTGGCAAAAATCAATTTATCGGCAAGTCAACTGCAGGCATGGGCAACGAAGTCGTCGTTCGTGTCACAGTCGATGACGACCAAAACATCAAAAATGTTGAAGTCTTGAAGGAAAGTGAATCTGAAGATTATGGATTAAAAGCAATCAAAGAATTACCTAAAGAGATCGTGGCTAAAAACAGCGTCGATGTCGATTCAATTTCTGGTGCTTCCGCTTCAAGCAAGGCTGTTAAAGAGGCTGTTTCTAACGCTTTAAAACAAGCTAATGAAGTAACTGAATAG